One genomic window of Leopardus geoffroyi isolate Oge1 chromosome C3, O.geoffroyi_Oge1_pat1.0, whole genome shotgun sequence includes the following:
- the MYC gene encoding myc proto-oncogene protein yields the protein MPLNVSFANRNYDLDYDSVQPYFYCDEEENFYQQQQQSELQPPAPSEDIWKKFELLPTPPLSPSRRSGLCSPSYVAFASFSPRGDDDGGGGSFSTADQLEMVTELLGGDMVNQSFICDPDDETFIKNIIIQDCMWSGFSAAAKLVSEKLASYQAARKDSGSPSPARGPGGCPTSSLYLQDLSAAASECIDPSVVFPYPLNDSSSPKPCASPDSAAFSPSSDSLLSSAESSPRASPEPLALHEETPPTTSSDSEEEQEEEEEIDVVSVEKRQPPAKRSESGSPSAGGHSKPPHSPLVLKRCHVPTHQHNYAAPPSTRKDYPAAKRAKLDSGRVLKQISNNRKCISPRSSDTEENDKRRTHNVLERQRRNELKRSFFALRDQIPELENNEKAPKVVILKKATAYILSVQAGEQKLISEKDLLRKRREQLKHKLEQLRNSCA from the exons ATGCCCCTCAACGTCAGCTTCGCCAACAGGAACTATGACCTCGACTACGACTCGGTGCAGCCTTATTTCTACTGCGACGAGGAGGAGAACTTctaccagcagcagcagcagagcgAGCTGCAGCCGCCGGCGCCCAGCGAGGATATCTGGAAGAAATTCGAGCTGCTGCCCACCCCGCCGCTGTCCCCGAGCCGCCGCTCGGGGCTCTGCTCGCCCTCCTACGTCGCCTTCGCGTCCTTCTCCCCCCGGGGGGACGacgacggcggcggcggcagctTTTCCACGGCCGACCAGTTGGAGATGGTGACCGAGCTGCTGGGAGGAGACATGGTGAATCAGAGCTTCATCTGCGACCCGGACGACGAGACCTTCATCAAAAACATCATCATCCAGGACTGCATGTGGAGCGGCTTCTCGGCCGCCGCCAAGCTCGTCTCGGAGAAGCTGGCCTCCTACCAGGCTGCGCGCAAAGACAGCGGCAGCCCGAGCCCCGCCCGCGGGCCCGGCGGCTGCCCCACCTCCAGCTTGTACCTGCAGGACCTGAGCGCCGCCGCCTCCGAGTGCATCGACCCCTCCGTGGTCTTCCCCTACCCGCTCAACGACAGTAGCTCGCCCAAGCCCTGCGCCTCCCCCGACTCCGCCGCCTTCTCTCCGTCCTCGGACTCTCTGCTCTCCTCGGCGGAGTCCTCCCCGCGGGCCAGCCCCGAGCCCCTGGCGCTCCACGAGGAGACACCGCCCACCACCAGCAGCGACTCTG aggaagaacaagaggaagaagaagaaattgatgTCGTTTCTGTGGAGAAAAGGCAGCCCCCTGCCAAAAGGTCGGAATCGGGGTCACCCTCTGCCGGAGGCCACAGCAAACCTCCTCACAGCCCGCTGGTCCTTAAGAGATGCCACGTGCCCACCCATCAGCACAATTACGCAGCACCCCCCTCCACTAGGAAGGACTACCCAGCTGCCAAGAGGGCTAAGTTGGACAGTGGCAGGGTCCTGAAACAGATCAGCAACAACCGCAAATGTATCAGCCCCAGGTCTTCGGACACGGAGGAGAACGACAAGAGGCGGACGCACAACGTCTTGGAACGCCAGAGGAGAAACGAGCTGAAACGGAGCTTTTTTGCCCTGCGCGACCAGATCCCAGAgttggaaaacaatgaaaaggcCCCCAAGGTGGTTATCCTTAAAAAAGCCACCGCGTACATCCTGTCCGTCCAAGCAGGGGAGCAAAAGCTCATTTCGGAAAAGGACCTGTTGAGGAAGCGACGAGAACAGTTGAAACACAAACTTGAACAGCTAAGGAACTCTTGTGCATAA